The Anser cygnoides isolate HZ-2024a breed goose chromosome 19, Taihu_goose_T2T_genome, whole genome shotgun sequence genome contains a region encoding:
- the TBC1D16 gene encoding TBC1 domain family member 16 isoform X1 encodes MSLGRLLRRASSKASDLLTLNPGGSSSSSSILDGEIIYSKNNVCVHPPELLQGIGEHHPGYLCLYMEKDELLGTTLILAWVPNSRIQRQDEEALRYITPESSPVRKAPRKRGRHTQGFGIVQQASPTEQKGAVILKEDILTASQLVKDGAYISSPSSEGEKLSQCCPAADGARRSPQPAHSDSGILSTISSQDEQNRSELSVEGTEEGLDCRPELGEDEGSLELSADDVSRDSTLDSDSDAFSSPFCLSPISEALGKSSSSVFLDNESRDACDNRTTCSTSSASSLDTSARSQENTGQTQSARWDEQQKVFALEQICGVFRVDLGQMRSLRLFFSDEACTCGQLVVASRESQYKIFHFHHGGLDKLSEVFQQWKYCTETHLKDQQLTDEKTCMQFSIRRPKLPSSETHPEENTYRRLDVSAWLNHLNESGQVEEEYKLQKAIFFGGIDISIRGEVWPFLLRYYSYESTSEEREALRVQKRKEYFEIQEKRLSMTPDEQKDFWRKVQFTVDKDVVRTDRSNQFFRGEDNPNVETMRRILLNYAVFNPTIGYSQGMSDLVAPILAEVLDESDTFWCFVGLMQNTIFISSPRDEDMEKQLMYLRELLRLMHPRFYQHLSSLGEDGLQMLFCHRWILLCFKREFPDAEALRMWEACWAHYQTDYFHLFICVAIVVIYGDDVIEQQLATDQMLLHFSNLAMHMNGELVLRKARSLLYQFHLLPRIPCSLHDLCKLCGTGMWDSGFIPAVECSGHHPESESCPYGGLAEESSPKPGSEGKRGSRTRDVFAFRK; translated from the exons ATGTCTCTGGGGCGACTCCTCCGACGTGCCTCTTCTAAAGCTTCTGACCTCCTGACCCTGAAtcctggtggcagcagcagttcatCTTCCATACTTGACGGGGAGATTATCTACTCCAAGAACAATGTCTGCGTCCACCCACCTGAGCTGCTGCAAGGCATCGGGGAGCACCACCCAG GCTATTTGTGCTTGTACATGGAGAAGGACGAGCTACTCGGCACCACGCTTATCCTTGCCTGGGTCCCGAACTCCCGCATTCAGAGGCAGGATGAAGAAGCCCTGCGCTACATCACTCCCGAGAGCTCCCCTGTCCGGAAAGCTCCCCGCAAGCGTGGTCGCCACACTCAGGGTTTCGGCATTGTCCAGCAGGCTTCTCCCACCGAGCAGAAAGGGGCAGTGATCCTGAAAGAAGACATCTTGACTGCATCGCAGCTTGTAAAAGATGGGGCTTACATCAGTTCCCCTTCTTCGGAAGGGGAGAAGCTGTCCCAGTGCTGCCCGGCCGCAGACGgcgcccgccgctccccgcagccTGCCCACAGTGACTCAGGAATCCTCTCGACAATCAGTTCTCAGGACGAGCAGAACAGGTCGGAGCTGTCGGTGGAGGGGACGGAGGAAGGTCTGGACTGCAGGCCGGAGCTGGGGGAGGATGAGGGCTCCTTGGAGCTGTCTGCCGATGATGTGAGCAGGGACAGTACTCTTGACTCTGATTCTGATGCCTTCTCTTCCCCGTTCTGCCTCTCTCCCATTAGTGAAGCCCTTGGGAAAAGCAGTAgttctgtatttctggataATGAAAGCAG GGACGCGTGTGACAACCGCACGACCTGCTCCACCAGCTCCGCTTCCAGCCTCGACACCAGTGCCCGGTCCCAGGAGAACACCGGGCAAACGCAGAGCGCCAGGTGGGATGAACAGCAGAAGGTCTTTGCCCTCGAGCAGATCTGTGGCGTCTTCAGAGTGGACCTGGGGCAGATGAGATCCCTGCGCCTTTTCTTTAG CGATGAGGCCTGCACCTGTGGACAACTGGTTGTTGCAAGCCGGGAGAGTCAGTACAAGATCTTCCATTTTCACCATGGTGGCCTGGATAAGCTGTCTGAGGTGTTCCAGCAGTGGAAGTACTGCACAGAGACCCATCTCAAGGACCAG CAGCTTACTGATGAGAAAACGTGCATGCAATTCTCCATCCGTCGTCCTAAGCTGCCCTCCTCGGAGACCCACCCGGAGGAGAACACGTACAGGCGCCTGGACGTGTCTGCCTGGCTCAATCACCTGAACGAATCTGGGCAGGTGGAGGAGGAGTACAAGCTGCAGAAG GCCATTTTCTTTGGTGGGATTGATATTTCCATCCGTGGGGAGGTGTGGCCCTTCTTGCTGCGCTACTACAGCTATGAGTCCACCTCTGAAGAGAGGGAGGCACTGAGAgtacagaagaggaaagaatacTTTGAGATCCAGGAGAAAAG GCTTTCAATGACTCCAGATGAGCAGAAGGATTTCTGGCGTAAAGTACAGTTCACGGTAGATAAAGACGTTGTGAGGACTGACCGCAGCAACCAGTTCTTTCGAGGGGAGGACAACCCAAACGTGGAAACAATGAG GAGGATCTTGCTGAACTATGCAGTATTTAACCCAACAATTGGATATTCCCAAGGAATGTCTGACCTGGTAGCCCCAATCCTGGCAGAGGTCCTAGATGAGTCGGATACATTCTGGTGCTTTGTGGGATTGATGCAGAACACGATCTTCATCAGCTCACCCCGGGATGAGGATATGGAGAAACAACTG ATGTACCTGCGAGAGCTGCTGCGGCTCATGCACCCACGCTTCTACCAGCACCTTTCTTCCTTGGGAGAGGATGGCCTGCAGATGCTTTTCTGTCACCGCTGGATCCTCCTCTGTTTTAAACGGGAGTTTCCCGACGCTGAGGCTTTGCGCATGTGGGAGGCGTGCTGGGCTCACTACCAG ACAGACTACTTCCACCTCTTCATCTGCGTGGCCATCGTGGTGATTTACGGGGACGATGTCATTGAACAGCAGCTGGCCACTGACCAGATGCTGCTGCACTTCAGCAACCTGGCTATGCACATGAATGGAGAACTTGTACTCAGGAAG GCGAGGAGCCTGCTCTATCAGTTCCACCTGCTACCCCgcatcccctgcagcctgcacgACCTGTGCAAGCTGTGCGGGACAGGAATGTGGGACAGCGGCTTCATCCCCGCTGTGGAGTGCTCTGGCCATCACCCAGAGTCTGAGAGCTGCCCGTACGGGGGACTGGCAGAAGAGTCTTCTCCTAAACCAGGAAGCGAAGGCAAGAGAGGCTCGAGAACGCGGGACGTCTTCGCCTTCCGAAAATAG
- the TBC1D16 gene encoding TBC1 domain family member 16 isoform X3 — protein sequence MSLGRLLRRASSKASDLLTLNPGGSSSSSSILDGEIIYSKNNVCVHPPELLQGIGEHHPGYLCLYMEKDELLGTTLILAWVPNSRIQRQDEEALRYITPESSPVRKAPRKRGRHTQGFGIVQQASPTEQKGAVILKEDILTASQLVKDGAYISSPSSEGEKLSQCCPAADGARRSPQPAHSDSGILSTISSQDEQNRSELSVEGTEEGLDCRPELGEDEGSLELSADDVSRDSTLDSDSDAFSSPFCLSPISEALGKSSSSVFLDNESRDACDNRTTCSTSSASSLDTSARSQENTGQTQSARWDEQQKVFALEQICGVFRVDLGQMRSLRLFFSDEACTCGQLVVASRESQYKIFHFHHGGLDKLSEVFQQWKYCTETHLKDQQLTDEKTCMQFSIRRPKLPSSETHPEENTYRRLDVSAWLNHLNESGQVEEEYKLQKAIFFGGIDISIRGEVWPFLLRYYSYESTSEEREALRVQKRKEYFEIQEKRLSMTPDEQKDFWRKVQFTVDKDVVRTDRSNQFFRGEDNPNVETMRRILLNYAVFNPTIGYSQGMSDLVAPILAEVLDESDTFWCFVGLMQNTIFISSPRDEDMEKQLTDYFHLFICVAIVVIYGDDVIEQQLATDQMLLHFSNLAMHMNGELVLRKARSLLYQFHLLPRIPCSLHDLCKLCGTGMWDSGFIPAVECSGHHPESESCPYGGLAEESSPKPGSEGKRGSRTRDVFAFRK from the exons ATGTCTCTGGGGCGACTCCTCCGACGTGCCTCTTCTAAAGCTTCTGACCTCCTGACCCTGAAtcctggtggcagcagcagttcatCTTCCATACTTGACGGGGAGATTATCTACTCCAAGAACAATGTCTGCGTCCACCCACCTGAGCTGCTGCAAGGCATCGGGGAGCACCACCCAG GCTATTTGTGCTTGTACATGGAGAAGGACGAGCTACTCGGCACCACGCTTATCCTTGCCTGGGTCCCGAACTCCCGCATTCAGAGGCAGGATGAAGAAGCCCTGCGCTACATCACTCCCGAGAGCTCCCCTGTCCGGAAAGCTCCCCGCAAGCGTGGTCGCCACACTCAGGGTTTCGGCATTGTCCAGCAGGCTTCTCCCACCGAGCAGAAAGGGGCAGTGATCCTGAAAGAAGACATCTTGACTGCATCGCAGCTTGTAAAAGATGGGGCTTACATCAGTTCCCCTTCTTCGGAAGGGGAGAAGCTGTCCCAGTGCTGCCCGGCCGCAGACGgcgcccgccgctccccgcagccTGCCCACAGTGACTCAGGAATCCTCTCGACAATCAGTTCTCAGGACGAGCAGAACAGGTCGGAGCTGTCGGTGGAGGGGACGGAGGAAGGTCTGGACTGCAGGCCGGAGCTGGGGGAGGATGAGGGCTCCTTGGAGCTGTCTGCCGATGATGTGAGCAGGGACAGTACTCTTGACTCTGATTCTGATGCCTTCTCTTCCCCGTTCTGCCTCTCTCCCATTAGTGAAGCCCTTGGGAAAAGCAGTAgttctgtatttctggataATGAAAGCAG GGACGCGTGTGACAACCGCACGACCTGCTCCACCAGCTCCGCTTCCAGCCTCGACACCAGTGCCCGGTCCCAGGAGAACACCGGGCAAACGCAGAGCGCCAGGTGGGATGAACAGCAGAAGGTCTTTGCCCTCGAGCAGATCTGTGGCGTCTTCAGAGTGGACCTGGGGCAGATGAGATCCCTGCGCCTTTTCTTTAG CGATGAGGCCTGCACCTGTGGACAACTGGTTGTTGCAAGCCGGGAGAGTCAGTACAAGATCTTCCATTTTCACCATGGTGGCCTGGATAAGCTGTCTGAGGTGTTCCAGCAGTGGAAGTACTGCACAGAGACCCATCTCAAGGACCAG CAGCTTACTGATGAGAAAACGTGCATGCAATTCTCCATCCGTCGTCCTAAGCTGCCCTCCTCGGAGACCCACCCGGAGGAGAACACGTACAGGCGCCTGGACGTGTCTGCCTGGCTCAATCACCTGAACGAATCTGGGCAGGTGGAGGAGGAGTACAAGCTGCAGAAG GCCATTTTCTTTGGTGGGATTGATATTTCCATCCGTGGGGAGGTGTGGCCCTTCTTGCTGCGCTACTACAGCTATGAGTCCACCTCTGAAGAGAGGGAGGCACTGAGAgtacagaagaggaaagaatacTTTGAGATCCAGGAGAAAAG GCTTTCAATGACTCCAGATGAGCAGAAGGATTTCTGGCGTAAAGTACAGTTCACGGTAGATAAAGACGTTGTGAGGACTGACCGCAGCAACCAGTTCTTTCGAGGGGAGGACAACCCAAACGTGGAAACAATGAG GAGGATCTTGCTGAACTATGCAGTATTTAACCCAACAATTGGATATTCCCAAGGAATGTCTGACCTGGTAGCCCCAATCCTGGCAGAGGTCCTAGATGAGTCGGATACATTCTGGTGCTTTGTGGGATTGATGCAGAACACGATCTTCATCAGCTCACCCCGGGATGAGGATATGGAGAAACAACTG ACAGACTACTTCCACCTCTTCATCTGCGTGGCCATCGTGGTGATTTACGGGGACGATGTCATTGAACAGCAGCTGGCCACTGACCAGATGCTGCTGCACTTCAGCAACCTGGCTATGCACATGAATGGAGAACTTGTACTCAGGAAG GCGAGGAGCCTGCTCTATCAGTTCCACCTGCTACCCCgcatcccctgcagcctgcacgACCTGTGCAAGCTGTGCGGGACAGGAATGTGGGACAGCGGCTTCATCCCCGCTGTGGAGTGCTCTGGCCATCACCCAGAGTCTGAGAGCTGCCCGTACGGGGGACTGGCAGAAGAGTCTTCTCCTAAACCAGGAAGCGAAGGCAAGAGAGGCTCGAGAACGCGGGACGTCTTCGCCTTCCGAAAATAG
- the TBC1D16 gene encoding TBC1 domain family member 16 isoform X2, translating into MSLGRLLRRASSKASDLLTLNPGGSSSSSSILDGEIIYSKNNVCVHPPELLQGIGEHHPGYLCLYMEKDELLGTTLILAWVPNSRIQRQDEEALRYITPESSPVRKAPRKRGRHTQGFGIVQQASPTEQKGAVILKEDILTASQLVKDGAYISSPSSEGEKLSQCCPAADGARRSPQPAHSDSGILSTISSQDEQNRSELSVEGTEEGLDCRPELGEDEGSLELSADDVSRDSTLDSDSDAFSSPFCLSPISEALGKSSSSVFLDNESRDACDNRTTCSTSSASSLDTSARSQENTGQTQSARWDEQQKVFALEQICGVFRVDLGQMRSLRLFFSDEACTCGQLVVASRESQYKIFHFHHGGLDKLSEVFQQWKYCTETHLKDQLTDEKTCMQFSIRRPKLPSSETHPEENTYRRLDVSAWLNHLNESGQVEEEYKLQKAIFFGGIDISIRGEVWPFLLRYYSYESTSEEREALRVQKRKEYFEIQEKRLSMTPDEQKDFWRKVQFTVDKDVVRTDRSNQFFRGEDNPNVETMRRILLNYAVFNPTIGYSQGMSDLVAPILAEVLDESDTFWCFVGLMQNTIFISSPRDEDMEKQLMYLRELLRLMHPRFYQHLSSLGEDGLQMLFCHRWILLCFKREFPDAEALRMWEACWAHYQTDYFHLFICVAIVVIYGDDVIEQQLATDQMLLHFSNLAMHMNGELVLRKARSLLYQFHLLPRIPCSLHDLCKLCGTGMWDSGFIPAVECSGHHPESESCPYGGLAEESSPKPGSEGKRGSRTRDVFAFRK; encoded by the exons ATGTCTCTGGGGCGACTCCTCCGACGTGCCTCTTCTAAAGCTTCTGACCTCCTGACCCTGAAtcctggtggcagcagcagttcatCTTCCATACTTGACGGGGAGATTATCTACTCCAAGAACAATGTCTGCGTCCACCCACCTGAGCTGCTGCAAGGCATCGGGGAGCACCACCCAG GCTATTTGTGCTTGTACATGGAGAAGGACGAGCTACTCGGCACCACGCTTATCCTTGCCTGGGTCCCGAACTCCCGCATTCAGAGGCAGGATGAAGAAGCCCTGCGCTACATCACTCCCGAGAGCTCCCCTGTCCGGAAAGCTCCCCGCAAGCGTGGTCGCCACACTCAGGGTTTCGGCATTGTCCAGCAGGCTTCTCCCACCGAGCAGAAAGGGGCAGTGATCCTGAAAGAAGACATCTTGACTGCATCGCAGCTTGTAAAAGATGGGGCTTACATCAGTTCCCCTTCTTCGGAAGGGGAGAAGCTGTCCCAGTGCTGCCCGGCCGCAGACGgcgcccgccgctccccgcagccTGCCCACAGTGACTCAGGAATCCTCTCGACAATCAGTTCTCAGGACGAGCAGAACAGGTCGGAGCTGTCGGTGGAGGGGACGGAGGAAGGTCTGGACTGCAGGCCGGAGCTGGGGGAGGATGAGGGCTCCTTGGAGCTGTCTGCCGATGATGTGAGCAGGGACAGTACTCTTGACTCTGATTCTGATGCCTTCTCTTCCCCGTTCTGCCTCTCTCCCATTAGTGAAGCCCTTGGGAAAAGCAGTAgttctgtatttctggataATGAAAGCAG GGACGCGTGTGACAACCGCACGACCTGCTCCACCAGCTCCGCTTCCAGCCTCGACACCAGTGCCCGGTCCCAGGAGAACACCGGGCAAACGCAGAGCGCCAGGTGGGATGAACAGCAGAAGGTCTTTGCCCTCGAGCAGATCTGTGGCGTCTTCAGAGTGGACCTGGGGCAGATGAGATCCCTGCGCCTTTTCTTTAG CGATGAGGCCTGCACCTGTGGACAACTGGTTGTTGCAAGCCGGGAGAGTCAGTACAAGATCTTCCATTTTCACCATGGTGGCCTGGATAAGCTGTCTGAGGTGTTCCAGCAGTGGAAGTACTGCACAGAGACCCATCTCAAGGACCAG CTTACTGATGAGAAAACGTGCATGCAATTCTCCATCCGTCGTCCTAAGCTGCCCTCCTCGGAGACCCACCCGGAGGAGAACACGTACAGGCGCCTGGACGTGTCTGCCTGGCTCAATCACCTGAACGAATCTGGGCAGGTGGAGGAGGAGTACAAGCTGCAGAAG GCCATTTTCTTTGGTGGGATTGATATTTCCATCCGTGGGGAGGTGTGGCCCTTCTTGCTGCGCTACTACAGCTATGAGTCCACCTCTGAAGAGAGGGAGGCACTGAGAgtacagaagaggaaagaatacTTTGAGATCCAGGAGAAAAG GCTTTCAATGACTCCAGATGAGCAGAAGGATTTCTGGCGTAAAGTACAGTTCACGGTAGATAAAGACGTTGTGAGGACTGACCGCAGCAACCAGTTCTTTCGAGGGGAGGACAACCCAAACGTGGAAACAATGAG GAGGATCTTGCTGAACTATGCAGTATTTAACCCAACAATTGGATATTCCCAAGGAATGTCTGACCTGGTAGCCCCAATCCTGGCAGAGGTCCTAGATGAGTCGGATACATTCTGGTGCTTTGTGGGATTGATGCAGAACACGATCTTCATCAGCTCACCCCGGGATGAGGATATGGAGAAACAACTG ATGTACCTGCGAGAGCTGCTGCGGCTCATGCACCCACGCTTCTACCAGCACCTTTCTTCCTTGGGAGAGGATGGCCTGCAGATGCTTTTCTGTCACCGCTGGATCCTCCTCTGTTTTAAACGGGAGTTTCCCGACGCTGAGGCTTTGCGCATGTGGGAGGCGTGCTGGGCTCACTACCAG ACAGACTACTTCCACCTCTTCATCTGCGTGGCCATCGTGGTGATTTACGGGGACGATGTCATTGAACAGCAGCTGGCCACTGACCAGATGCTGCTGCACTTCAGCAACCTGGCTATGCACATGAATGGAGAACTTGTACTCAGGAAG GCGAGGAGCCTGCTCTATCAGTTCCACCTGCTACCCCgcatcccctgcagcctgcacgACCTGTGCAAGCTGTGCGGGACAGGAATGTGGGACAGCGGCTTCATCCCCGCTGTGGAGTGCTCTGGCCATCACCCAGAGTCTGAGAGCTGCCCGTACGGGGGACTGGCAGAAGAGTCTTCTCCTAAACCAGGAAGCGAAGGCAAGAGAGGCTCGAGAACGCGGGACGTCTTCGCCTTCCGAAAATAG